In a genomic window of Streptomyces koelreuteriae:
- a CDS encoding VOC family protein, whose protein sequence is MLTTRYVTGAPNWIDLGTPDIDGAAAFYGDLFGWSFQPGDPEVGGYGLFQLGGRTAAGGMQTTPEQGPPSWGVYFQAPDADGTAKAAEQARGSVRMQPMDVLDLGRMAILADRAGVQFGLWQPGRNKGLDVVQEHGSLCWVELYTADVPAAAAFYHSVLGLETFGVEFPGGAYTTFVPAGEPEDAMFGGIVALADDPVEEEAHWLPYFEVTDPDAIVARAQERGGTIRLPATDLPGVGRLAKLADPYGARFAVIHSEPQAA, encoded by the coding sequence ATGCTCACCACCCGGTATGTCACCGGCGCTCCGAACTGGATCGATCTCGGCACACCCGACATCGACGGCGCCGCCGCCTTCTACGGGGATCTGTTCGGCTGGAGCTTCCAGCCGGGCGACCCCGAGGTCGGGGGGTACGGCCTCTTCCAGCTCGGCGGCAGAACCGCCGCCGGCGGTATGCAGACCACGCCTGAGCAGGGCCCGCCTTCCTGGGGGGTGTACTTCCAAGCCCCGGACGCGGACGGCACGGCGAAGGCCGCGGAGCAGGCGCGCGGCTCGGTGCGGATGCAGCCCATGGACGTGCTGGACCTGGGCCGCATGGCGATCCTCGCCGACCGGGCGGGTGTGCAGTTCGGCCTGTGGCAGCCGGGGCGCAACAAGGGCCTGGACGTCGTCCAGGAGCACGGCTCGCTGTGCTGGGTGGAGCTGTACACGGCGGACGTCCCCGCGGCGGCCGCCTTCTACCACTCCGTGCTCGGCCTGGAGACCTTCGGAGTGGAGTTCCCCGGCGGCGCCTACACCACCTTCGTCCCCGCCGGGGAGCCGGAGGACGCCATGTTCGGCGGCATCGTGGCGCTGGCCGACGACCCGGTCGAGGAGGAGGCGCACTGGCTCCCGTACTTCGAGGTCACCGACCCGGACGCCATCGTCGCCCGTGCCCAGGAGCGGGGCGGCACGATCCGCCTGCCCGCCACGGACCTGCCGGGCGTCGGCCGCCTCGCCAAGCTCGCCGACCCGTACGGGGCCCGCTTCGCGGTGATCCACAGCGAGCCGCAGGCGGCCTGA
- a CDS encoding PP2C family protein-serine/threonine phosphatase — MPRTRCCRCRPTPRPRPTTGWRASASTGWATCLLALVDPGQGTCTFAGAGHPPPVLLHPDAPAELVHVPTGPPLGTDLGGYEALTLPVRPGTVLLMYTDGLIEDRRRDIDSSLRRLTHLSLDLDGPLESVVDALLARLVHGTTEDDVTLLATRLRAP; from the coding sequence GTGCCGAGGACGCGCTGCTGTCGATGCCGGCCGACGCCCCGGCCGAGGCCGACCACCGGCTGGCGAGCATCGGCCTCGACCGGGTGGGCCACCTGTCTGCTCGCCCTCGTCGACCCCGGCCAGGGCACCTGCACCTTCGCCGGCGCCGGACACCCGCCGCCCGTGCTGCTGCACCCCGACGCCCCGGCCGAACTCGTCCATGTCCCGACCGGACCGCCCCTCGGCACCGACCTCGGCGGCTACGAGGCACTGACCCTGCCGGTGCGCCCCGGAACCGTCCTGCTCATGTACACCGACGGGCTGATCGAGGACCGCCGCAGGGACATCGACTCCTCGCTGCGACGCCTGACGCATCTGAGCCTCGACCTCGACGGCCCTCTGGAGAGCGTCGTCGACGCCCTCCTCGCCCGCCTGGTGCACGGCACCACCGAGGACGACGTCACCCTGCTCGCCACCCGCCTGCGTGCCCCGTGA
- a CDS encoding LacI family DNA-binding transcriptional regulator: MTDTAPRPTLEAVAARAGVSRATVSRVVNGGDGVRDVLVERVRKAVDELGYVPNQAARSLVTRRHDAIAVVVAEPETRVFADPFFALQLRGISKELTAHDNQLVLLLTEGRDDHARVGRYLAGGHVDGALVFSLHLDDPLPELIQRAGIPTVFGGRPGWSGDRQGVVYVDSDNRGGARDAVRHLAALGRTRIAHITGALDQTSAADRLDGYRDVMVDADPRLIAEADFTPAGGERAMRELLDRCPDLDAVFAANDLTASGALRVLRESGRRVPDDIAVIGFDDMLPVAEQTDPPLTTVRQDIEEMGRLMARLLLRDLDRGASHGGSSHGGSSGSAADGTPSSVVLPTTLVRRASA, encoded by the coding sequence GTGACCGACACCGCGCCACGTCCCACTCTGGAGGCCGTGGCCGCCCGGGCCGGTGTCTCACGGGCCACCGTCTCGCGCGTGGTCAACGGCGGGGACGGGGTGCGGGATGTTCTCGTGGAGCGGGTCCGCAAGGCCGTGGACGAACTCGGCTACGTCCCCAACCAGGCCGCCCGCTCCCTGGTGACCCGGCGGCACGACGCCATCGCGGTCGTCGTCGCCGAACCCGAGACCCGGGTCTTCGCCGACCCCTTCTTCGCGCTCCAGCTGCGCGGCATCAGCAAGGAACTCACGGCCCACGACAACCAGCTCGTCCTGCTGCTCACGGAGGGCCGGGACGATCACGCCCGGGTCGGCCGGTACCTGGCCGGCGGACATGTCGACGGGGCCCTCGTCTTCTCCCTGCACCTCGACGACCCGCTGCCGGAGCTGATCCAGCGGGCGGGCATTCCCACCGTCTTCGGCGGCCGGCCCGGCTGGAGCGGCGACCGGCAGGGCGTGGTGTACGTCGACAGCGACAACCGGGGCGGAGCCCGCGACGCCGTCCGCCACCTGGCCGCCCTCGGCCGCACCCGGATCGCGCACATCACCGGCGCACTCGACCAGACCTCCGCGGCGGACCGCCTCGACGGCTACCGGGACGTCATGGTCGACGCCGACCCGCGATTGATCGCCGAAGCCGACTTCACCCCGGCCGGGGGCGAGCGTGCGATGCGCGAACTCCTCGACCGCTGCCCGGACCTGGACGCGGTGTTCGCCGCCAACGACCTCACCGCCTCCGGTGCCCTGCGCGTCCTGCGCGAGTCCGGCCGCCGCGTCCCCGACGACATCGCCGTGATCGGCTTCGACGACATGCTGCCCGTCGCGGAACAGACCGACCCGCCCCTCACGACGGTCCGTCAGGACATCGAGGAAATGGGCCGCCTGATGGCCCGCCTGCTGCTGCGCGACCTCGACCGCGGCGCCTCGCACGGGGGCTCCTCGCACGGGGGCTCCTCGGGCAGTGCCGCCGATGGCACGCCCTCGAGCGTGGTCCTGCCGACGACGTTGGTCCGGCGGGCTTCGGCGTAG
- a CDS encoding WhiB family transcriptional regulator, with protein sequence MHIDTITSPELAWQQEALCAQTGAEFFFPEPGSSVREAKRICGLCPIRTECLEYALDNDERFGVWGGLSEKERLELRRRSS encoded by the coding sequence ATGCACATCGACACCATCACCTCGCCCGAACTCGCCTGGCAGCAGGAAGCGTTGTGTGCGCAGACCGGGGCGGAGTTCTTCTTCCCCGAACCGGGCAGTTCGGTGCGAGAGGCGAAGCGGATCTGCGGCCTGTGCCCGATCCGTACGGAGTGCCTCGAGTACGCGCTGGACAACGACGAGCGTTTCGGCGTCTGGGGCGGCCTGTCGGAGAAGGAACGGCTGGAGCTGCGGCGCAGGTCGAGCTAG
- a CDS encoding OmpL47-type beta-barrel domain-containing protein — protein sequence MLGVQAIPASGQPEAKAADQVLTWTAGNDIDKYLSAPKTAVAGTATIVFENSVATGNTMGMPHTLTFVTSDPEFNDDVTLNILANPNDAQGGKHTAQVTLTPGRYFYHCTIPGHGQMQGILVVTEGTGEDTTAPEASAHVSGTQNTQGEYVGSASVELHATDEGGSGVERIEYAIGDSGAWQPYTTPIVVDQVGAHKVRYRAFDKAGNVSAEKSAAFTVVAPQSDDTTAPETSATVSGERDADGAYIDMATVTVSASDTGSGVNTIEYAIGSGAWQPYTAPVMVHQVGTHTVRYRATDKAGNVAAEKSVQFKVVAAPPQDTTPPVTGVSVEGTRNSAGAYVNSARVTVTATDAHGSGVEKIEYSLDGGPYLAYSAPVVVDRAGGHTVAYRASDKAGNTAAARTVSFTVVSGQVPAPDCPEYDERLTVIVGTVDSGVRNRVTDNRCRIGELIEDEKEWTSHALFLKHVTSVLDALLKEGVLDQREYNAVRKAARQSGIGKPGQTEGYRALFDGTAESLAKWRQVGGGSFGLNADGTITSSTTTPGMGMLWFPERKYGDFSLKLQWRDDAPGTGNANSGVFVRFPWVHDHPEESRPEWVAIKYGHEVQVLDRPDGDMYKTGSVYGFDRVGLAGAGVTQKGTWNDYEIRVVDQHYSVYRNGVLINEFDNTGGQAFTPPRSDDPGTDGRRFASGYLGLQVHGTTDVVSYRDIRIKEL from the coding sequence ATGCTCGGCGTGCAGGCGATACCGGCGTCCGGGCAGCCGGAGGCGAAGGCCGCCGATCAGGTCCTCACCTGGACGGCCGGCAACGACATCGACAAGTACCTCTCGGCGCCGAAGACGGCGGTCGCGGGTACGGCCACGATCGTGTTCGAGAACAGCGTGGCCACGGGCAACACCATGGGCATGCCGCACACGCTGACGTTCGTGACGAGCGATCCCGAGTTCAACGACGACGTGACGCTCAACATCCTGGCCAATCCGAACGACGCCCAGGGCGGCAAGCACACCGCGCAGGTCACGCTCACGCCCGGCCGGTACTTCTACCACTGCACGATCCCCGGCCACGGCCAGATGCAGGGCATCCTCGTGGTGACCGAGGGCACCGGCGAGGACACCACGGCGCCCGAGGCGTCGGCGCATGTGAGCGGGACGCAGAACACGCAGGGCGAGTACGTCGGCTCGGCGAGCGTCGAACTGCACGCCACCGACGAGGGCGGGTCCGGCGTCGAGAGGATCGAGTACGCGATCGGCGACTCGGGTGCCTGGCAGCCGTACACCACGCCGATCGTCGTCGATCAGGTCGGCGCACACAAGGTCCGCTACCGCGCCTTCGACAAGGCGGGGAACGTCTCCGCCGAGAAGAGCGCGGCGTTCACGGTCGTGGCGCCGCAGTCGGACGACACGACCGCGCCGGAGACCTCGGCGACGGTGAGCGGTGAGCGCGATGCCGACGGAGCGTACATCGACATGGCGACGGTCACCGTCTCCGCCTCCGACACGGGTTCCGGCGTCAACACGATCGAGTACGCGATCGGTTCCGGGGCCTGGCAGCCGTACACCGCGCCCGTGATGGTGCACCAGGTCGGCACCCACACCGTTCGCTACCGCGCCACCGACAAGGCGGGCAATGTGGCGGCCGAGAAGAGCGTGCAGTTCAAGGTCGTCGCGGCGCCGCCTCAGGACACCACCCCGCCGGTGACGGGCGTGTCCGTGGAGGGCACCAGGAACTCCGCCGGGGCGTATGTCAACAGCGCCCGGGTGACCGTCACGGCGACCGACGCGCACGGTTCGGGCGTCGAGAAGATCGAGTACTCGCTCGACGGCGGGCCGTACCTCGCCTACTCGGCCCCGGTGGTGGTCGACCGGGCGGGCGGGCACACGGTGGCGTACCGGGCGAGCGACAAGGCCGGCAACACCGCGGCGGCACGCACCGTGTCCTTCACGGTCGTCTCCGGGCAGGTCCCGGCGCCCGACTGCCCGGAGTACGACGAGCGGTTGACGGTGATCGTCGGCACGGTCGACTCGGGAGTGCGCAACCGGGTGACCGACAACCGGTGCCGGATCGGCGAGCTGATCGAGGACGAGAAGGAGTGGACGTCCCACGCGCTGTTCCTCAAGCATGTGACGTCCGTCCTCGACGCCCTGCTGAAGGAGGGCGTGCTCGACCAGCGCGAGTACAACGCCGTCCGGAAGGCCGCCCGCCAGTCCGGCATCGGCAAGCCGGGGCAGACCGAGGGCTATCGCGCGCTCTTCGACGGCACCGCGGAGTCGCTGGCCAAGTGGCGGCAGGTGGGCGGCGGTTCGTTCGGGCTGAACGCGGACGGGACGATCACCTCCAGCACCACGACGCCCGGCATGGGCATGCTGTGGTTCCCGGAGCGCAAGTACGGCGACTTCTCGCTGAAGCTCCAGTGGCGTGACGACGCCCCGGGCACGGGCAACGCCAACTCCGGTGTGTTCGTGCGCTTCCCCTGGGTCCACGACCACCCGGAGGAGTCACGGCCGGAGTGGGTCGCCATCAAGTACGGGCACGAGGTGCAGGTGCTCGACCGGCCCGACGGCGACATGTACAAGACGGGGTCGGTCTACGGCTTCGACCGGGTGGGGCTCGCCGGTGCCGGCGTGACCCAGAAGGGCACCTGGAACGACTACGAGATCCGCGTGGTCGACCAGCACTACTCGGTGTACCGCAACGGCGTGCTGATCAACGAGTTCGACAACACCGGCGGCCAGGCCTTCACCCCGCCCCGCTCGGACGACCCGGGCACGGACGGGCGGCGGTTCGCCTCCGGCTACCTCGGGCTCCAGGTGCACGGCACGACGGATGTGGTGTCCTACCGGGACATCCGCATCAAGGAGCTGTAG
- a CDS encoding multicopper oxidase domain-containing protein produces the protein MDRRSFNRRVLLGTATVATSLSVAPEAISADGPAKTAPAGGEVKRIKLYAEKLADGQMGYGLEKGKATIPGPLIELNEGDTLHIEFENTMDVAVSLHVHGLDYEITSDGTKMNRSHVEPGGTRTYTWRTHAPGRRKDGTWRAGSAGYWHYHDHVVGTEHGTQGLQKGLYGPVIVRRKGDVLPDRTHTVVFNDMRINNRPPHSGPNFEATVGDRVEFAVITHGEFYHTFHMHGHRWADNRTGMLTGPDDPSQVIDNKITGPADSFGFQVIAGEGVGAGAWMYHCHVQSHSDMGMVGLFLVKKPDGTIPGYEPHEHGGEQPGHEHAH, from the coding sequence ATGGACAGACGCAGCTTCAACCGGCGGGTCCTGCTGGGTACCGCGACCGTCGCGACATCGTTGTCGGTGGCGCCGGAGGCCATCAGCGCCGACGGACCGGCGAAGACGGCACCCGCCGGAGGCGAGGTGAAGCGCATCAAGCTGTACGCCGAGAAACTCGCCGACGGCCAGATGGGCTACGGCCTGGAGAAGGGCAAGGCGACGATCCCCGGCCCGCTGATCGAGCTCAACGAGGGCGACACCCTGCACATCGAGTTCGAGAACACCATGGACGTCGCGGTGAGTCTGCACGTCCACGGCCTGGACTACGAGATCACCAGCGACGGCACGAAGATGAACCGCAGCCACGTCGAACCGGGCGGCACCCGCACCTACACCTGGCGCACCCACGCCCCCGGCCGCCGCAAGGACGGCACCTGGCGGGCGGGCAGCGCGGGCTACTGGCACTACCACGACCATGTCGTAGGCACCGAACACGGAACGCAGGGACTCCAGAAGGGCCTCTACGGCCCCGTGATCGTCCGCCGCAAGGGCGACGTCCTGCCGGACCGGACGCACACGGTCGTCTTCAACGACATGCGCATCAACAACAGGCCGCCGCACTCCGGGCCGAACTTCGAGGCCACGGTGGGGGATCGCGTCGAGTTCGCCGTGATCACGCACGGCGAGTTCTACCACACGTTCCATATGCACGGTCATCGCTGGGCGGACAACCGCACCGGCATGCTGACCGGCCCCGACGACCCCAGCCAGGTCATCGACAACAAGATCACCGGCCCGGCCGACTCCTTCGGCTTCCAGGTGATCGCGGGGGAGGGGGTCGGCGCCGGGGCGTGGATGTACCACTGCCATGTGCAGAGCCACTCCGACATGGGGATGGTGGGCCTGTTCCTCGTGAAGAAGCCGGACGGGACGATCCCCGGGTACGAGCCGCACGAGCACGGGGGCGAACAGCCGGGGCACGAGCACGCGCACTGA
- a CDS encoding ATP-dependent DNA ligase, whose amino-acid sequence MDLPVMPPVLPMLAKSVAAIPTGMQYEAKWDGFRAIVFRDGDEVELGSRTGKPLTRYFPELVTAVRERLPERCVVDGEIVIAREGHLDFDALTERIHPADSRVRMLAERTPASLVAFDLLALGDESLMDVPMTDRRERLAGELAGVTAPVYLAPATTDIEVARQWFEQYEGAGLDGVIAKPLTVPYRPDVRAMFKIKHERTADVVVAGYRLHKSGPVVGSLLLGLYDDRGTLQHVGVSAAFPMKRRAELVEELEPLRLDDAQGHPWAAWSDEAAHEKARLPGAPSRWSGRKDLSWVPLRPERVAEVAYDHMENGQRFRHTARFRRWRPDRTPESCTYAQLQEPVRYDLAEILGA is encoded by the coding sequence ATGGATCTCCCGGTGATGCCCCCCGTGCTGCCCATGCTCGCCAAGTCCGTGGCGGCGATCCCCACGGGCATGCAGTACGAGGCGAAGTGGGACGGGTTCCGGGCGATCGTGTTCCGCGACGGGGACGAGGTCGAGCTCGGCAGCCGTACGGGCAAGCCGTTGACCAGGTACTTTCCCGAGCTGGTGACGGCTGTGCGGGAGCGGTTGCCGGAGCGCTGTGTGGTGGACGGGGAGATCGTGATCGCGCGGGAGGGGCATCTGGACTTCGACGCGCTGACGGAGCGGATCCATCCGGCGGACTCGCGGGTGCGGATGCTGGCGGAGCGGACGCCGGCCTCGCTCGTCGCCTTCGATCTGCTGGCACTGGGGGACGAGTCGCTGATGGACGTCCCGATGACCGACCGGCGGGAGCGGCTGGCCGGGGAGCTGGCGGGGGTGACGGCTCCGGTGTATCTGGCGCCGGCGACCACCGACATCGAGGTGGCACGGCAGTGGTTCGAGCAGTACGAGGGGGCGGGCCTGGACGGGGTCATCGCCAAGCCGCTGACCGTGCCCTACCGCCCGGACGTGCGCGCCATGTTCAAGATCAAGCACGAGCGTACGGCGGACGTGGTCGTCGCCGGGTACCGCCTGCACAAGAGCGGCCCGGTCGTGGGCTCGCTGCTGCTCGGCCTGTACGACGACCGGGGCACCCTCCAGCATGTGGGCGTGTCCGCCGCCTTCCCGATGAAGCGGCGTGCCGAGCTGGTGGAGGAGCTGGAGCCGCTGCGCCTGGACGACGCCCAGGGGCATCCGTGGGCGGCCTGGTCCGACGAGGCCGCGCACGAGAAGGCCCGGCTGCCGGGGGCGCCGAGCCGCTGGTCGGGCCGGAAGGACCTGTCGTGGGTGCCGCTCAGGCCGGAGCGGGTGGCCGAGGTGGCGTACGACCACATGGAGAACGGGCAGCGCTTCCGGCACACCGCCCGCTTCCGCCGCTGGCGCCCGGACCGGACCCCCGAGAGCTGCACCTACGCGCAGCTCCAGGAGCCGGTCCGCTACGACCTGGCGGAGATCCTCGGCGCGTAG
- the ligD gene encoding non-homologous end-joining DNA ligase has product MGDAVELQAGGRTVRLSSPDKMFFPERGFTKLDLARYYIAVGPGILRALRDRPTTLERYPEGMNGENFFQKRAPKNMPDWIPTAHITFPSGRSADEMCPTEVGAVVWAAQFGTLTFHPWPVRRDDVDHPDELRIDLDPQPGTDYDDAARAAHELRAVLDEFGGLRGFPKTSGGRGLHVFVPIEPRWTFTQVRRAAIAVGRELERRMPDQVTIKWWKEERGSRIFVDYNQTARDRTIASAYSVRPRPHAPVSAPLNWDEVGVAHPQDFDLATMPARFAELGDVHADMDDHRYSLESLLDLARRDEHDHGLGDLPYPPEYPKMPGEPRRVQPSRARKEKPPTAP; this is encoded by the coding sequence ATGGGTGACGCGGTGGAACTTCAGGCGGGCGGCCGGACCGTACGGCTGTCCAGCCCGGACAAGATGTTCTTCCCGGAGCGCGGCTTCACCAAGCTGGACCTCGCCCGCTACTACATCGCCGTCGGCCCCGGCATCCTGCGCGCCCTGCGCGACCGGCCGACGACCCTGGAGCGCTACCCCGAGGGCATGAACGGCGAGAACTTCTTCCAGAAGCGGGCGCCCAAGAACATGCCCGACTGGATCCCGACCGCGCACATCACCTTCCCCAGCGGCCGCAGCGCCGACGAGATGTGCCCCACCGAGGTCGGCGCGGTGGTGTGGGCCGCCCAGTTCGGCACCCTCACCTTCCACCCCTGGCCGGTACGCCGCGACGACGTCGACCACCCGGACGAACTCCGCATCGACCTCGACCCGCAGCCCGGCACCGACTACGACGACGCCGCCCGCGCCGCCCACGAACTGCGGGCGGTGCTCGACGAGTTCGGCGGACTGCGCGGCTTCCCCAAGACCTCGGGCGGCCGGGGCCTGCACGTCTTCGTGCCCATCGAACCCCGCTGGACCTTCACCCAGGTCCGGCGCGCCGCCATCGCCGTCGGCAGGGAGCTGGAGCGGCGCATGCCGGACCAGGTGACCATCAAGTGGTGGAAGGAGGAGCGGGGCAGCCGCATCTTCGTCGACTACAACCAGACGGCACGCGACCGCACGATCGCCTCCGCCTACTCCGTACGGCCCCGCCCGCACGCCCCCGTCTCCGCGCCCCTGAACTGGGACGAGGTGGGGGTCGCGCACCCCCAGGACTTCGACCTCGCGACGATGCCCGCGCGCTTCGCCGAACTCGGCGATGTGCACGCGGACATGGACGACCACCGCTACTCCCTGGAGTCCCTGCTCGACCTCGCCCGCCGTGACGAGCACGACCACGGGCTGGGGGATCTGCCGTACCCGCCCGAGTATCCGAAGATGCCGGGTGAACCGAGGCGGGTACAGCCGAGCAGGGCCCGCAAGGAGAAGCCTCCTACGGCTCCTTGA
- a CDS encoding ThuA domain-containing protein translates to MHLRGLSKGRRVWAASVAAGVVTAGLLSGPAANARPYPEPPLTTMSIKSPPGGANVRVLLFHGSAAAGEESPVVNAGIEAIEKIGLSGPANRRFKVEATGDASVFTNETRLGRFNTIVFLTGGGDVLDAEQEAGLEAYMEAGGGFVGLHDAARAEPYSDWFTGLVGARPAASSPSAAQRATVEVGDRRHPATKDLPVQWKHPDKWLNWVKNPSGDVHTVARVRESSYQPGTGANGWDHPVSWCRDYDGGRSFYTGMGGTVSSYDETDFRAHLRGALMWTTRLEQADCKATINANYQAERLTKPNQPGQNDQIGEPHGLVTAPDGRVFYIGRGGADSSQPVVTDWNHPDIGKGKGEIHVYDPKTKQVTLAGALTVFGNKGGGDELVKVEEGLLGIELDPGFATNGWVYLHYTPHAQINRDTRMAERRVSRFTLDQATNKLDLASEKVLLKWPVQIHSCCHSGGGMAWDSKGNLYIATGDNNSSGFSSGYSGNNPQPNYKGVSFADARRTAGNTNNLNGKILRIHPEPDGTFTLPEGNLFTGKETDEGGGKTRGEIYVMGVRNPARIFVDKSTDVLYAGWVGPDASAPSTTWGPAKYDTFAAITKAGNRGWPYCMGNKQPYRDRNLPDPSKPLGWYDCDRPKNESPNNDGLVDLPPVTGNNIWYSPQGGAPDYPRDASGVPSYKPEQATYRLPWLKGGGQAAMNGPVYRYDAGSTSAAKWPAYWDGKWFVGDFYDADQPRNAVLMDPKTQGDGGLPVHSESLKKIVPIGNDGIKNLMDWKFGPDGVLYVLDYGRGFFTSDSKSALWRVTYKGGGPTPAADRLARGTE, encoded by the coding sequence ATGCACTTACGAGGGTTGAGCAAGGGAAGACGTGTCTGGGCGGCCTCCGTGGCCGCCGGAGTCGTGACCGCCGGGCTGCTGTCGGGGCCGGCCGCGAACGCGAGGCCGTATCCGGAACCCCCGCTGACAACGATGTCGATCAAGTCGCCGCCGGGCGGCGCGAATGTACGCGTGCTGCTCTTCCATGGTTCCGCGGCGGCCGGGGAGGAGTCCCCGGTCGTGAACGCCGGGATCGAGGCGATCGAGAAGATCGGGCTCTCGGGCCCGGCGAACCGCCGTTTCAAGGTCGAGGCCACCGGCGACGCCTCGGTGTTCACCAACGAGACAAGACTCGGCCGCTTCAACACGATCGTGTTCCTGACCGGCGGGGGCGATGTCCTCGACGCGGAGCAGGAGGCGGGCCTGGAGGCGTACATGGAGGCGGGCGGCGGTTTCGTCGGTCTCCATGACGCGGCGCGCGCGGAGCCGTACTCCGACTGGTTCACCGGACTGGTGGGAGCCCGCCCGGCCGCGTCGAGCCCCTCGGCCGCGCAGCGGGCGACCGTCGAGGTCGGCGACCGCCGGCACCCGGCGACCAAGGACCTGCCGGTGCAGTGGAAGCACCCGGACAAGTGGCTGAACTGGGTGAAGAACCCGTCGGGCGACGTCCATACGGTGGCCCGGGTGAGGGAGTCGAGCTACCAGCCGGGCACGGGCGCCAACGGCTGGGACCACCCGGTCAGCTGGTGCCGTGACTACGACGGCGGCCGCTCCTTCTACACCGGCATGGGCGGCACGGTGTCGTCGTACGACGAGACCGACTTCCGTGCCCATCTGCGCGGCGCGCTGATGTGGACGACCCGGCTGGAGCAGGCCGACTGCAAGGCGACCATCAACGCCAACTACCAGGCGGAGCGGCTGACCAAGCCCAACCAGCCGGGGCAGAACGACCAGATCGGCGAACCGCACGGGCTGGTCACCGCGCCCGACGGCCGGGTGTTCTACATCGGCCGGGGCGGCGCCGACTCCTCGCAGCCGGTGGTCACGGACTGGAACCACCCCGACATCGGCAAGGGCAAGGGCGAGATCCACGTCTACGACCCGAAGACCAAGCAGGTCACGCTCGCGGGTGCGCTCACCGTCTTCGGCAACAAGGGCGGCGGCGACGAGCTGGTCAAGGTCGAGGAGGGCCTGCTCGGCATCGAGCTGGACCCGGGGTTCGCGACGAACGGCTGGGTGTATCTGCACTACACGCCGCACGCGCAGATCAACCGTGACACGCGGATGGCCGAGCGGCGCGTCTCCCGCTTCACGCTGGATCAGGCAACGAACAAGCTGGACCTGGCCAGTGAGAAGGTGCTGCTGAAGTGGCCTGTGCAGATTCACAGTTGCTGCCACTCGGGCGGCGGGATGGCCTGGGACTCCAAGGGCAATCTGTACATCGCCACCGGTGACAACAACTCCAGCGGGTTCAGCTCCGGTTACTCGGGCAACAACCCGCAGCCGAACTACAAGGGCGTCTCCTTCGCGGACGCGCGCCGCACGGCCGGCAACACCAACAACCTCAACGGCAAGATCCTGCGCATCCACCCGGAGCCGGACGGGACGTTCACGCTTCCCGAGGGCAACCTCTTCACCGGGAAGGAGACCGACGAGGGCGGTGGCAAGACCCGCGGCGAGATCTATGTGATGGGGGTCAGGAACCCCGCCCGTATCTTCGTCGACAAGTCGACCGACGTGCTCTACGCGGGCTGGGTCGGTCCGGACGCGAGCGCGCCCTCGACGACCTGGGGCCCGGCCAAGTACGACACGTTCGCCGCCATCACCAAGGCGGGCAACCGCGGCTGGCCGTACTGCATGGGCAACAAGCAGCCCTACCGGGACCGCAATCTGCCGGATCCGTCCAAGCCGCTGGGCTGGTACGACTGCGACCGCCCGAAGAACGAGTCGCCGAACAACGACGGCCTGGTCGATCTGCCGCCGGTCACCGGAAACAACATCTGGTACTCGCCGCAGGGCGGCGCGCCGGACTACCCGCGGGACGCGAGCGGCGTCCCCTCGTACAAGCCGGAGCAGGCGACGTACCGGCTGCCCTGGCTGAAGGGCGGCGGCCAGGCCGCGATGAACGGGCCGGTGTACCGCTACGACGCCGGCAGCACGAGCGCGGCCAAGTGGCCCGCCTACTGGGACGGCAAGTGGTTCGTCGGTGACTTCTACGACGCCGACCAGCCGCGCAACGCGGTGCTCATGGACCCGAAGACCCAGGGCGACGGCGGTCTGCCGGTGCACTCGGAGTCGCTGAAGAAGATCGTGCCGATCGGCAACGACGGCATCAAGAACCTCATGGACTGGAAGTTCGGTCCGGACGGTGTGCTGTACGTCCTCGACTACGGCCGCGGCTTCTTCACCTCGGACTCCAAGTCGGCCCTGTGGCGGGTCACCTACAAGGGCGGCGGGCCGACCCCGGCCGCCGACCGGCTGGCGAGGGGGACCGAGTGA